The sequence aacgtcttgtggtgcaagcctcggtgcgaaaggttcatacacgcacacgcacaaaagtccgaaagggcagtaacacctttgcctatcatctgtatccccttcatggccctcatgttgacttcgaagggagtgatggtggcagttccgctcactctcggagaagaaaattgcttcttctcgaaatcacaactgctgcaagaaaaaataagctttaccgcaaggccgtactccttgtccgttgccttcctcacgctgagactttttgcgtcgcatttgtcgcacttcgcttgtgcaaaaaagttattcaaaactttcatatcgacgagcaaaaaatcggtcccggcgtcaccggtctggcactccgcgcttactccaagaaggtcgaacttgcgctggttagccgactttccagacagaacggtcttcgtttgcgccgatctctcaactcgctgcgcctgctccgccgttgagtagtacgcggcatcaacccgaagtgtttcgctagtcgaacttggtcccacggtgtcgtcagttgaagttcccggcaggtccaaagggtccggccgcgactccaactccgctgccgacggtgcacttgtagccggcgccttcttgttccaagcccgttttttacggcttccaaaagctcgttgcgtcgatggtttcagacgagagtctccaggcatctcgatcgcgtggaaaaactaccggcacaaagtagagacacggtccgtcgagaaacacgcacgatcgcaaaagcaggcgcacacaaacggacagccacggcggagaaccaaacacaaagaaaaaaaaaatgacgtgtcggtcgcgccagccaatgggagactcggaaaggcgcgcttgaaaagcgcgccgcgtgagagccaatcagtggcctggaaacgaccttcagaaaacccgcgacggcggccgttctgcttgagcgacgccattttgagatggcgcaaaatgtgcacaaagaaaacagcttcaaatctagcccaagatggcggcgctcggcccgctgcaacgctcatggcgcgcgcgggaagttcgaacaaatttcgtccttttggggacattttagtgctgccggggtgctttgaaagccgattttatcgcgtttcccgaccgaatttagcgttagcaatttgagagtaggtgctcagaagtacaaacgcctcgaaaataagctttgcgaaaaatcgattttttgaccatttttgaccgttccaagacccgcgtctccccttaaaaagCGGAGTGCCGCTTGCTATCGGCGCTCTTTCTTGCCGTAGCCACGAACCCACAAGCATGGGTCAATAAACGTCGTTCACCCGGAACTTGTCTGGTCTTTTCGGCACGTCTGTTGCAAACGTAACActtggcgacgaagatgggactTTGAAGAGTTGCACAGCGTCAAGGAAGGCAAGTGTTCTCGGCATTCAGCCTCTGTTCAGTATCGACGATTGAAGAGTGCTGCATTTTATTCGCTGACTGATATCATGAACGAAGAAGCCAGTGCAGGTTCGACGCAGTTTGCTGCTCAACTGGGCCAGATGGAACCATTCGACGTTTCCACGAATGACTGGGCGTCGTACGAAGAGCGGCTAACGTCGTTTCTAATCGTCAACCGTGTTCCCGAAGGTGACAGAGTACATGCATTTCTGAGCATCATCGGTCCCAGAACCTACAGTCTTCTGAAATCGCTGGTCGCCCCGGAGCTGCCTTCAACGAAGAGCTTCGAGGTACTGAAGAAGACCCTGGGGGACCATCTGTCGCCGAAACCTTCGGTTATAGGCGAGCGAGCGAAGTTCCACAGGAGACAGCAAGTCGAAGGCGAGTCCATTTCTGATTACGTTGCCGAGCTACGGAAGCTAGCACGAACCTGTGATTTTGGAAGCTCGTTAGACGAATCCCTCCGGGATCGCTTCGTATGCGGTTTGTTAAGAGAGGATATGCAGCGAGTGTTGTTCACTGAGGACAGCAAACTCACGTTTCAGAGAGCAGTAGAGCGCGCTCTGGCTATGGAGGCGGCAACTAAAAGCACGGCTGAAGCCCGCACGGGTGTGCCTGCAGCCAACGCCATACATAAAGTAGAGGCGGCTTCGAGTGTCCAGTCGCAGGCATGTTTTCGCTGCGGGTCGCCGAAACATTTCGGCAAAGCGTGTCCCCACTTAAACGACAAATGCTATAAGTGCAACAAAAGGGGGCACCTTCAACGAGTCTGCCGTAGCGCCTCCGGCACGGCGCGGGGGAAACGCCCCATCAAGAGCCCTGTAAAAACATTAGCGGTGGTATCCCACTCAGAAGTGGTAGCCGTAAAGGGTGTATCTGCTCCTAGTATTGAGCCTATCATGGTACCGATGAAAGTAAATGATGTGGCAGTGTCTATGGAGCTAGACACAGGTGCCGCCGTCACAGTCATGCCTTTCAAACAATACCGCCAATTTTTTTCATCAACCAGACTCGAGCCTACAGAAGTCAAGTTGCGCACCTACACAGGAGCCCTGGTGATACCAAAAGGCGTCCTACAGGTCAAGGTGCAGCACGGCGGCAACGAGGCGCGCCTGCCTTTATACGTCGTCGACCAGGAGGGACCAGCATTGCTAGGTCGGGAATGGCTTCAGGCAATTAGGCTGGAGTGGAGCAAAATCTGGAACGTCCACCATCTGCCAAGGTCAGAGCTGCCCATTTCTTGTCGTTTAGAAGAAAGGCTACACGCTTTGATCAGAAAGTACGACTCTCTTTTTAAAGATCAGCTAGGCATGATTACCGAAGAAAAGGCCGAGCTGCATTTCAAGCCCAATCAGGCACCGAAGTTTCTCAAAGCAAGAAACGTGCCGTTCGCGCTGCAAAAGGCGGTCGAGGCTGAGCTTTCCAAGATGGAAAAAATGGGCATCATAACAGCCGTTGCGACATCAGATTACGCTAAGCCAGTGGTACCTGTTATCAAAAAAGACGGTGGCATACGCCTCTGTGGTGATTATAAGGTGACAGTGAATCCGTGCCTTGACGTCACCCGTTATCCGCTACCGAAGGTCGATGACTTGTTCGCGGCTCTGTCCGGAGGCACACATTTTTCAAAGATCGACCTGAACCGCGCTTACCAGCAAGTGGTGATGTCCGATGCCTCAAAGCAATTCCTAACCTTGAATACGCACAAGGGATTGTTCGTTGTCAACAGATTACCTTTTGGAATCTCTTCCGCGCCGGGAATTTTCCAAAGGATAATGGACACTATGTTGAAGGGCCTCAAGGGTGTTTGCTGCTACCTAGATGATATTCTGGTGACGGGGAAAACAACAGAGGACCACTTAGCCAATCTCGAAGCGCTGCTAGAGCGTCTTCAAAACCGAGGCGtcagagtaaagaaagagaagtgCTCGTTTTTCCGAAGCGAACTTCACTACCTTGGCCACAAAATCAGCGCTGAAGGCATATCCCCGTTGTCTGATATAGTTGACGCACTTCTCCAGGCACCAGAGCCGAAGTCTAAGAAGCAGCTTCAATCTTTGTTGGGCATTATCAACTACTACAGCAAGTTCGTGCCCCAGTTAGCTACGATAGCTAAACCATTTTACAGGCTTCTGCAGAAAAAGGTAGCGTGGCACTGGgatgagcatgctcgaaaagcgtTCAACCAAGTAAAAACTATGCTGGCGCAACCACCTACGCTCGCCCATTATGAGCCTGAAAGACAACTTAGGCTGGCATGCGACGCGTCACAGTATGGTGTAGGAGCTGTCCTATTTCATGTCTACGATGACGGCAGCGCACGACCCATTGCTTACGCTTCAAGAACGCTATCCGAAGCGGAAAAGAAATACAGTCAACTGGAGAAGGAAGCGTTAGCCATCATTTTTGGTGTAAAGAAGTTCCACTTCTATCTTTATGGGCGCTCATTCACCTTGGTCACAGACCATAAGCCTCTTCAAACAATATTGGGCCCGACAACTGGAATTCCCACCATCGCGGCTGCTCGGTTGCAACGCTGGGCCGTGACGTTGGCAGCGTACTCGTACAATCTTATCTTCAAGAAATCAAGCGAGAACGCGGAAGCCGATTTCTGCTCGCGTCTGCCGCTGCCAGATCGTGAAGCGGAAaccaaagaaacagaagaagcgtTTTATTCGTTGCGCTTGGACTCGTTGCCTGTTTCTAGTCGAGATGTCGCGGTTGCCACGAGTAAAGACCGAATTCTTTGTCAAGTGAAGGAATTCACAAATGTTGGATGGCCCACGTCGATCACGGATGAGCACTTGAAGCCTTTTTTTCGCAGGTGCAACGAGCTGACGGTGCATCAGGGATGTGTCATGCTGGGCACAAGAGTAGTCGTCCCTGCAAAGCTGCAAGGGTTCGTTCTCGACGAACTCCATGACGGCCATCCCGGCATCGTGCGCAGCAAAGAACTAGCGCGCAGCTACGTATGGTGGCCAACGCTGAAGGCGAACCTCGAACGTCGCATCAAAAGCTGCGCTAGTTGTCAAGAGCAACGTAACGCGCCAATCAGCGCACCTCTGCACCCGTGGTCATGGCCGACTTCACCGTGGCAGCGTGTTCACGTAGACTTTGCAGGACCCTTTCAGAATACCATGCTTTTAGTAGTGGTCGACGCACATTCCAAATGGCCAGAGGTTTTCGAAATGCGCTCGACAACTGCAGAAAGCACGATTCGTTGTTTGACCGAGCTCTTCGCACGTTTTGGTTTCCCTGAAACAATTGTTTCCGATAATGGACCTCAATTTGTTTCGCAGGAGTTCAAGCACTTCGTGCAGGCAATGGGGGCACGGCACGTCCTCACGGCTCCCTACCACCCCAGCTCCAATGGGCTGGCAGAGCGTTTCATTCAGACCTTAAAGAACGCCCTCCGCAAAGACGGCACAGGAGAGACACTGCAGGTAAAGCTGCATAAATTTTTGCTGTCGTATCGCAACACGCCGCATGCGACGACGCGTGAATCACCAGCCACACTGCTCCTGGGACGACGCTTACGCAGTCGGCTAGATGCCGTAAAGCCCTCCGTGGGGGAAAGAGTAGCCCACAGACAGTGCACTCAGGCACTAAGTCGTCCCGTGTCGCGAACGTCATTTCTTGGTAGGCGACAACGTGTTAGCACGTAATTATTGTGGAAAAACAAAGTGGACTCCCGCTGTGATTGTTGCTCAAACAGGTCCTGTCTCTTTCAAAGTGCGTGCAACCACACAGAGGGGCACCTTCACCTGGCGTCGCCACCAGGATCAACTGCTGCACAGACCTGCAGAGGACGTTAACCCTACGCATGGAACAGCTGGCGAAGCTACGACCAGCGAGTTCCTGGTTTTTCCTGAGACTGGCGACGCACCAGTTCCTCCGACTCCACAACCGTCCAGGGCGACTCCGGTTACGCCACAGGCAACACCAGCACCCGCCGATGCAAGACGCTACCCCATGCGAAATCGTCGCCCACCAGATAGATTCCAAGCTGGACTCTGAATGACTTGGTGTGCGTTATTAAAAAGGAGGGGAGGTGGTGTTGTGTCGGCTGGCGCTCCATTGATAAGAGCACTctgcgaagtgcgcatgcgccgctaggtGTTAAAAAGCGGAGTGCCGCTTGCTATCGGCGCTCTTTCTTGCCGTAGCCACGAACCCACAAGCATGGGTCAATAAACGTCGTTCACCCGGAACTTGTCTGGTCTTTTCGGCACGTCTGTTGCAAACGTAACACTgatataaatttttatttgcctttagtgtccctttaagatacttAACACAAACAATGCACATGAAATAAAGGGGCAGTCAAGATGGTCACTCACGCGCAGCTTGGGCACCTCGTAGATGCGCAGGTCGTCGGTCACTGTGCCGACAATCACGGCGATGAGTCCTTCGCGGCCGGGTTTCTTCATGAAGCGGACCTGCGATGTCATTACCGAAGGATGGAGGGATGTTAGGAGAATCCCCTCTTGACGCTAGTGCCACCACACAGTGTCATACCTATGCAACGCGGGCACAAGATACGACATTCAGTAGTTACGGCAATAAGTTAATAAATGGCATATTTCTTTTTGCACCGGAGCTGCATCACACCTAGATTTAAtgggggagcgactaaaaagccaccaaaacatgcccgcgttgccagaccactttttggtgctgtccctaggaaattccaagcgagatgtacctagcctagtcccgtggctctacgtgcatgtgagacgttgatcatgcgatttaaccatggaaatgcaggtggcttgatttaatggacgcacgaataaggtgcatacttgctgctttgtttgagaagggccactttttgactaaggggcacgcagttcgcaaggcgggggaatcagttttgcttcagctcaatgagatcactgcgcaggcatagccgcacagtgcattaggtttcatttttgtgttaaccttgctagcgtatcaagcgcattagtttacgaagctggtcctTTTTGGaagacgaagtttgagacatgatcggaacttgtctcgtggttccagaaaagccagcttttcccaaaaggtgccttagaaaaacgtttagctccaatattccgcgATATAGTCAcagaataatcaatattattgcttgttttaaacaaatgcttgtggcgatcgagccaccacgcgaacgagcgtcatgccgaagccggcctccctacttagggcacagtatgtgtgtactaggtgcagcgatgcagattgcttattttctcgtcAGATCAGTCTGAAacaacctggcgatactctttccggcaactaattgcagccacaggtagcaaacttcacagcgtggcatttaattttcgtcgcattacacccctgtgtagcggtaaaacttacaaagcaattccttcattgtggagcgcaaagaaatctgtgctgcgcacgccgcccatattttgactcgtaccctgcttgtttacgccatgcttgcactgccccttggattcaatgcactatatatttacattatatatacgtgctacaagatgacagattcactatagtcagctttatggcattgcagttgtgttatgccacaaagcatgtactgtgcatcggtgattcgttgtgcagcgaagcccaccagcagggaaatcgtaactgccacatacgttacctgatgctttgtcttctttaattacaaaaaaaggcgcccacgcagtctccagtcaccgtacgagcacccaaacgtctaataaatgcgccagtgcatagcaaaggtttcttcaattcttctacccgccacgcaaacgaattagcagcaaccctctacattagagaacagaccaagccacttcttggaatagcttggaatagtgtcatggagaaacttaattatgccaacagaaattattacaagataccaatgaatcacgtggcctgaattcagcgtggtcgcatagtgtcaacttgctgcaaaattgcgacgaggcgccgctacggatgtctacttcaaacgccagctgctacatttcaggtcaaataataaatgcgcagatgatggatttattagcgctgctgatagtcttaagaatctgtataaattcaagcgaacaaacgtgaggtaacataaagcagggcatacacagacattttaacgcaacgcacactctcgagtgcctcaagtttcctcacttgacgaccgtcggacccatcggattcgaaggggatcgcgaaataattcgatatatccattattacaactggaaaatacgcctgtaagctttcatattaacacgtctcggacagtctcatgagatgaTTGATTCCTtcaagttgcttcgaagccgtaaatgttttatcaaccactttgcggcagcgaacccttctcggccacgaagggctagagcttcacagcgtgacgtttagttttcttcgcataacgccactgtgcagcggtgaagcttaacaaggcaaatccctcattctggagtgCACTGaattataccaggcgcttacatcggaacaccactgataccttgaagagtgaacttgttggctagttggttcaacataacttaagggagcagcgcgaaagacagggacagaaaaggcacacacacacccacacgtagcgcaatATGTGTGGtggtatgtgtgccttttctgtccctgtctttcgcgcttcatccaaactgacagcagagtcgatgtcttagcaatctcagtcacttctaagcgaacattcgcgaggtaacacaacaaagcatgacacagatacacaaaatctttaaagaagacacgccatcaagtgcctctaacttcaagtttcaactcggcctctcgttgctctcgtctgctctcgccaacttgactagggaatttctgggtacaccacggcgctagttttgctcggcggcacaaggtagccaacatgaaacatgcttacaccgctaacattgggcgatgtttaggtggctttttagtctcgtgcatTTAATGGCATCTGACCAGATGATGTCAATGACGATGACTGTTGAAGTGAGCAATTTTAGCACAATAAAATATGAGGATGCATTTTAGCAAATTTGATCTGCGTTCAAAACTAGTGGAGTGTGGAAGTAAGCATGTTATTGTGCCATCAGCTCGTGTATGTAGCTGTTTTTTACGACATTGCAACCGACCACTGCCCCTTCAGTCACGCATGTTGAATCCGAAGCCTAGGATCCTACATGGCGCCTGTCATGACGAAGCCGTTGCAATTCTGACGTGAATAGCGCTATAGTGCAATTAGAGAATAACACAAGATTTGTTAAAAGGTGACGAGTGCCATTTGATTTGTCTGTGTGGCATCGCGCAAATGACATTAAATCTTAAAGCATTAGGATGTTAACGCCAtcttctgtgcccgtgtggcacgggtatcaAGAGCACCAGCATGCGCGCACACAAGGGATCTTATCGAAAGAAGAAGCGCAGAAACACGCACCACGCGAGCGAGAGACGTCACCGGCCGGTTGATGCGGCTCATGAAGAGGCGTCTCAAGACGATCTTGTTGAACTTGGCGTTGGTCCTGCGCGCCAGGAAACGGTAGACCTGCGGAGACAAGGTGTTTTCAAGCCACCGGCTTCGGACTCGCGCCGAAGCGACCAGCGCGCGTCACGCAACAAAGTCACAAAACATCGAATGCTGGCGGCAACAACGAGCTTCGAAGCTTGCGTATGCGCAACGTTAGGCACGAGATCTAGGCAACTCTCGTTTCAAAAAAAGACATCGCCGACGCTTACCTTAACCAGGAGGCCGAGGTAGACATTCTCGCTCTTGGGCCGCGTCCTGCGGACCTTGCGGTCGTACTTGTGGCATATATCGATACCCTGCGCACAGAAAGGACATTGTGGGGAATTGGTCGCTCGCGGTGACACAAATTAGATGGGATCCCAAGCGGAGCATTGAGCCGATTTAATGGATTTAGATGACAATTCGCACGACATGAAACTCACCATGGCGGATATACACGCGAAAAGAAGAGGATCATGGGAAACAAGGAACGACAACGACTTTGGATCGGCATCGGCTCGATACGACCACCTCCGGTCTAAAATGTTTCTAAAAATGGTGACCGTGACGTCACTTGAAAATTTCCTACGTAAACATTGCGAAAGTAGTAAACAAATGTATATAACTTCAAAATTTTAAATGTTTCAAATTAAAACGTTGCATTTAGCGCAAGCTTTAGCATCAAATGCCCCAAATACAGCACTTATAACGTGCTTTGATCTCACGCTGCAAGCATAGCCTTAGAGATTTGTTACTTTTGCTTAGCAGTTCAAATAAAACAACGTGAATTAAGACAACACCTCCTAAATAATGTATTTATTTTATAATTTGTTCAGCAGTTTCTTAGAGATTATGGGAATATTGTTTAAACAATTTTATTATTGCTATAGTTTGAAACACTGCCGCTAGAAAGCAAAGACGTGCATCTACCTCAAGGTAGATGAACGTTTGTCTGTCCACGTACCTACCAataactgtcatcatcatcaagaaGACAGGCCTTGCGGTGGTTTTTCTTTCTGTGCGTTGTTGCTTCGCTTCTCGTGCCGAGTGTCAGCTGCGTGCATGCAGCCGTGTTCGTTTCCTGCACGCGCGACGGAAAACATTTCAGTCGCCCCGGCCGTCTACTACCGGCGCTGTGTTGTTGCCGCTAAGGAGCGTCGGCTGCTGCTCTCGGCCATGTCGTCTGCCTGACCGGTGTCGTCTGCCATTGAGCACCTCCGCATAGGTGAATAGGTGTTGCTTGCTGCCGGCAACAAAAACGAAAACGATGCAGTGCGTGCTGAGGGACAAGTTCCGGCTTTACCCGAACGCCGAGGACGACTACGACGTGACGCTGTACGAGAGCTCACTCGTGTTCGAGCCGTGCGTCAAGGGCAAGGGGTTGGCGCAGTACCGAgcgcgcaccgaggtgaagctaGAAGACGTGATCGGCTGTCATGTGATGCGCGTAGCCGAAAACGCCACGGGTTTGAAGAGGAGCGTGTCGTACTTCTGTGTCTACGCCTACCACCTGATTCCGAAGAAGAAGCAGAACCTGTGCCAGCGACGCCAGAAAAGGACGTACGTGTTTGCGGTGGACCAGAGTGACGAGTACGAGGCGAACCTAGCCGTGTCCCGAGTATGGCAGTCGGCATTCCTCTGGCTACTCCGAGGCGTCAAGCCCGAGCGAGGCGGCGGTGAGTTTATCTGTTTGCgtgcttaattaaaaaaaaaaaaagaacgagtctCACTCGCATCGTTGCCTGATCGGGCCATTCTACGTCCCTTTTCATCCTACTTAACGCTTTATCGCTTCATCGAACGAGTGAGTTTCAAAACGTTCGATTACAGTggtctagtacactgtagttcgaTCGCCGTGCCATCGGGGTTGCGGCCGCTCGCCCGGCAAACGGGATTGGGTTAATTTCGTATGCGGACTTTCCAGAAGTTGGCAGACGGACGCGTGTCCGTCTGCTAGCTTTTTATGCGGCCCGATTCATTTAGCGCGCGCTTTGAGGGCCTGTTAATGCGCttgttttcgatttttttttttaatgacagcGCGGTCTAGCCCGCAGGTAGTACTGTACGGAGTGTTGCACCTGTGTTTTCTACCTGATGAGACCTGGCGGTCTCGCGCGTCTATTTCGGGTCCGCTAATTTCCTGTATATGGAGGAACGGCATTTCTTCCGTTCGCCGTGCTTCGTATCTTCACCGATGTCGTCTGCTTCCGCCGCTCGGATAGTGGGAAAAAAGAATTGCAATGCATCCTTGAGAACGTGAAACGTTCCCGTTTGCAGTAAAGCGGAATCGGAAGACGGTAGCGTCGGTATCTTGTCTGCCCGTATGTCACGCCAGTCTATTTCGTCACACCCATCAAAACAACACGCACAGTACATCGCGTGCATAACATTTCGTTTACGGAAGCCTTCGCACACTTTTTTTTCGCCCGATCTTATCTCGTTGCTCCAACGCGAAATGCGATCTGCGGTCGCATCGCGTGCGGGCTTTCCAACGGCTGTTTGTCTCTAGGGCCCGCGAAATTCGGTCATCCGGAGGTGGGAAAGTTTATCGGAAAtgcgtcccattttttttttttttgtcccgccTTCGTTTCACCGTGATAAGTACCTATGCCTGGATTCTCCGAAAATGCTATCGGTATTCCAAATGGGGTCGTAGAGTTCAGAATCGATAACGCCCGACATTTGACACCGTATTTTTTAACGCATAATACAgggctgcgcgaaaaaaaaaaaaaaaaaagacggacgaAAAATGCCGAGTACACAGGACGCTAGATATTTCCGCCATGTGGTTGGTATGCTAAAGAAGATACTTCATATCGTGGCTGTGTCGCTGAAAATTCATGtaaagcatttgatactgtgtcATTTTTTTATAGGCACGTGTCTAGATGACGTGTATTCGTATTGGCCTGCAATAgtttttgcgcccgtcctgtgctcTTGCGTTTCTTAGTTCGTGTTTTTTTCGCGCAGCCCTGCATTGTGTGTTCcagaatgcaccaactagcccaaactttacttcattttttttttcttcattcatgtgtACGACGTGTAGTCGGCGTCGGAAGTTTAGGGaccacgagacgcaaagaaagAAGCTGAATATTTCTACTTTTACGGCAGGGAGACTTACTTCCGGCATGTTCTTATACGCGCTAACGAGGTCTGTGCAGTTAGACCTAAAACAGTCACACATTGCTGGGAAATTAGAAGTTTTAATACACCTAGTGATCTCTATAAACTTTCGAAGCCGACTGTACGTGTTCGCGTATGTTTGGCGGTGCGAACGATTCCATACGTATTGTTACACGAGCGACTGTCGTTCGGTGATGTACAGGGTCGAACACGCTTAGGTAGAACGCGTCATCGGCATTGACCTCGTATCCGCCGATTCATTGCTGAACGTGAAATTCAGCAGAATACTCTTTCATTTAACCCCCCACCCTCGGGTTTTCACTGCGGTCTGGCTGTAAGGACCCCAGTGGGAGGAGGTCAGGCGAGCGGGGAGGAGTGAACCATAGAAATATAttgcagcaaggtcgacagttgggctagttggtaaggttccataatattttagagcagcgcaaaagacgggacaaaggacaggaagttcacagacgagcgcttactcgcaactggcagatttattagaagaaccaaggaaaagagaacatacagaaggtgacccaaatgatctgtgttatcgccgccacgtggggatcatactaacatgcgcgagggcaagaaaaccaaaagaaccaagaaCATGGCAATATGCAGTTTctagtagagttactgtatatgctcagTAACTCTAGTTTCTAGCTACCTTCAGAGGCACCTATCGGATCTTTTTGTTGCCGATCCGTTCCGTGCTCACAATTCCGAAGCTGTTGTTCAGTATCTTAAGGTTACAAACCCAGGTCCATG comes from Rhipicephalus sanguineus isolate Rsan-2018 chromosome 7, BIME_Rsan_1.4, whole genome shotgun sequence and encodes:
- the LOC119399919 gene encoding uncharacterized protein LOC119399919, producing MLLVVVDAHSKWPEVFEMRSTTAESTIRCLTELFARFGFPETIVSDNGPQFVSQEFKHFVQAMGARHVLTAPYHPSSNGLAERFIQTLKNALRKDGTGETLQCVQPHRGAPSPGVATRINCCTDLQRTLTLRMEQLAKLRPASSWFFLRLATHQFLRLHNRPGRLRLRHRQHQHPPMQDATPCEIVAHQIDSKLDSE
- the LOC119399920 gene encoding 60S ribosomal protein L18 isoform X2; this translates as MGIDICHKYDRKVRRTRPKSENVYLGLLVKVYRFLARRTNAKFNKIVLRRLFMSRINRPVTSLARVVRFMKKPGREGLIAVIVGTVTDDLRIYEVPKLRVCALKVTERARARILKAGGEILTFDELAVKAPKGKGTVLMQGPRNAREACRHFGPAPGVPHSHTKPYVRSKGRKYERAGRRKSRGYKA
- the LOC119399920 gene encoding 60S ribosomal protein L18 isoform X1; the encoded protein is MGIDICHKYDRKVRRTRPKSENVYLGLLVKVYRFLARRTNAKFNKIVLRRLFMSRINRPVTSLARVVRFMKKPGREGLIAVIVGTVTDDLRIYEVPKLRVCALKVTERARARILKAGGEILTFDELAVKAPKGKGTVLMQGPRNAREACRHFGPAPGVPHSHTKPYVRSKGRKYERARGRRKSRGYKA